A window of the Lactuca sativa cultivar Salinas chromosome 5, Lsat_Salinas_v11, whole genome shotgun sequence genome harbors these coding sequences:
- the LOC111889642 gene encoding syntaxin-52 codes for MASSTDPWVREYNEASKLADDITSMISASSSLGSGPEAQRHSSATRRKITILGTRLDSLQSLLTKLPAKQPLTEKEMNKRRDMLTSLRTKVAQMASSLNMSNFGTRDSLLGPDTKPPDAMSRTTGLDNSGIVGLQRQIMREQDEGLGKLEETVISTKHIALAVNEELNLHTRLIDDLDEHVDVTDSRLKRVQRHLAILNKRTKGGCSCLGMLLSVIGIVVLVVAIWMVLKYL; via the exons ATGGCTTCATCTACAGATCCCTGGGTGAGGGAATATAATGAAGCTTCTAAACTTGCGGATGATATCACCAGCATGATATCTGCGAGTAGTTCATTAGGCTCAGGGCCAGAAGCACAGCGTCATTCATCTGCTACACGGAGGAAAATTACAATATTAGGAACCAGACTCGATAGCTTACAGTCTCTTCTAACAAAGCTTCCTGCAAAACAGCCCTT AACAGAGAAAGAGATGAACAAACGTAGAGACATGCTAACAAGTTTGAGAACAAAGGTTGCTCAGATGGCCTCTTCATTGAACATGTCAAACTTTGGTACTAGGGACAGTTTACTTGGGCCGGATACTAAGCCACCCGATGCAATGAGCAGGACAACTGGTTTGGACAACTCTGGCATTGTTGGGCTTCAAAGACAAATCATGAGAG AGCAAGATGAAGGCCTAGGGAAACTGGAGGAGACAGTGATAAGTACCAAACATATTGCACTGGCAGTCAACGAGGAACTTAATTTGCATACTAGGCTCATT GATGACCTTGACGAACATGTGGATGTCACGGATTCCCGACTTAAG AGAGTGCAGAGGCACCTGGCGATTCTGAATAAACGCACAAAGGGTGGTTGCTCGTGCTTAGGCATGTTGTTGTCTGTTATTGGGATCGTTGTTCTAGTTGTTGCTATATGGATGGTTTTAAAATATCTGTGA
- the LOC111889640 gene encoding V-type proton ATPase subunit e1, whose amino-acid sequence MSHSLTTRQKGFIGSDLCKVVDKLKICFQGELRKTTRKHHRPPEIGFNSRVSNLIGDIDLAMGFILTTLIFIAVGIIACFCTRVCCNKGPSANLFHLTLVITATICCWMMWAIVYLAQMNPLIVPILSEGE is encoded by the exons ATGTCACACAGCCTCACAACCCGTCAAAAGGGTTTTATTGGGTCGGATCTTTGCAAGGTAGTTGATAAGTTAAAAATCTGTTTCCAAGGGGAGCTCCGAAAAACCACAAGGAAGCATCACCGGCCACCGGAGATCGG atttAACTCACGCGTGTCGAATTTGATTGGCGATATCGATCTAGCAATGGGGTTTATCCTTACAACCCTAATTTTCATTGCGGTTGGAATCATTGCGTGCTTCTGCACACGAGTTTGCTGTAATAAAGGCCCTTCGGCGAATTT GTTCCACCTTACATTGGTGATTACTGCTACTATATGTTGTTGGATGAT GTGGGCAATTGTTTATCTTGCACAGATGAATCCACTCATTGTCCCAATTTTGAGTGAAGGAGAGTGA